A window from Zingiber officinale cultivar Zhangliang chromosome 7A, Zo_v1.1, whole genome shotgun sequence encodes these proteins:
- the LOC122001480 gene encoding calcium-transporting ATPase 10, plasma membrane-type-like isoform X1: MDETQKSKSHVGRVVSEFEIETYAGLALMTSHQEAEDEASSSDMSLKSNVEGGATNYDSDTVSEEKLRIAVLVSKAALQFIQGITIRSGYVVPEEVKAAGFQICANELGSIVESHDVKKLKMHGGVDGIANKLSTSLSNGLTTANERLKRRQEIYGINKFTESMVQSFWVFVWEALQDTTLIILAVCAFVSLIVGITMEGWPKGAHDGLGIVASILLVVFVTATSDYRQSLQFKDLDKEKKKISIQVTRDGFRQKISIYDLVPGDIVHLSIGDQVPSDGLFISGYSLLINESSLTGESEPVCINAEYPFLLSGTKVQDGSCKMLVTAVGMRTQWGKLLATLSEGGDDETPLQVKLNGVANIIGQIGLFFAIITFAVLAQRLVSRKYSEGLLLRWSGDDALQMLEFLAIAVTIIVVAVPEGLPLAVTLTLAFAMKKMMNDKALVRHLAACETMGSATTICSDKTGTLTTNRMTVVKVCICKNVVELISDKDVNLSSYIPDDVRKTLLQSIFSNTAGEIVTDQGGKLEILGTPTETALLQFGLSLGGDFQVLRQESDIVKVEPFNSTKKRMGVVLQLPGACYRAHCKGASEIILAACTSYLDSAGNVLPLDEAAMDHHKRTIDSFASEALRTLCLAYKELGGDFSAKEQIPFEGYTCIGIVGIKDPVRPGVKESVATCRTAGITVRMVTGDNINTAKAIARECGILTDDGMVIEGPKFREKSLEEMNKLIPKIQVMARSSPLDKHTLVKHLRNMFNEVVAVTGDGTNDAPALHEADIGLAMGISGTEVAKESADVIILDDNFSTIVTVAKWGRSIYVNIQKFVQFQLTVNVVALIVNFSSACWSGNVPLTAVQLLWVNMIMDTLGALALATEPPNDELMQRAPVGRSGRFISSTMWRNIFGQSMYQFMAIWYLQTQGKAIFGLDGSTSDLTVNTITFNSFVFCQVFNEISSREMEKINVFKGILQNYVLLGVLMTTVVFQFIIIQFLGDFANTTPLTLKQWFATIFIGFLGMPIAALLKLFPTRSI; this comes from the exons ATGGACGAAACACAAAAATCTAAAAGCCACGTGGGGCGAGTTGTATCAGAGTTCGAGATTGAGACCTACGCCGGACTTGCACTTatgacaagtcatcaagaagctgaagatgaagcaagctcatccgacaTGAGCCTCAAGAGCAACGTTGAAGGGGGAGCTACTAACTACGACTCCGacacggtaagtgag GAGAAATTGCGCATTGCTGTTTTGGTTTCAAAAGCTGCACTTCAATTTATACAGG GAATCACAATACGTAGTGGATATGTTGTACCTGAAGAAGTCAAAGCAGCTGGCTTTCAGATTTGTGCCAATGAGTTAGGATCTATTGTCGAAAGTCATGATGTCAAGAAGTTGAAGATGCATGGCGGCGTTGATGGAATTGCCAATAAGCTCAGCACATCCCTGAGCAATGGACTTACTACTGCTAATGAAAGGTTAAAGAGGAGGCAAGAGATTTACGGTATAAATAAGTTCACTGAAAGCATGGTTCAAAGTTTTTGGGTATTTGTATGGGAGGCACTTCAAGACACTACATTGATAATTCTTGCCGTGTGTGCGTTTGTTTCTCTAATTGTGGGGATCACAATGGAAGGATGGCCAAAGGGTGCCCATGATGGTCTTGGAATTGTTGCAAGCATCCTGTTAGTTGTGTTTGTAACTGCTACTAGTGATTACAGGCAGTCACTACAGTTCAAGGATTTGgataaggagaaaaagaagatttCTATACAAGTAACACGGGATGGTTTCAGACAGAAAATTTCGATTTATGATCTTGTTCCTGGTGATATTGTACATTTATCTATCGGAGATCAAGTACCTTCTGATGGGCTCTTTATATCTGGTTATTCTTTGCTGATTAATGAATCAAGTCTTACAGGTGAGAGTGAACCTGTGTGCATTAATGCTGAGTATCCTTTTCTTCTATCGGGAACTAAAGTCCAAGATGGATCTTGTAAAATGCTAGTAACTGCTGTTGGCATGAGAACCCAATGGGGTAAGCTTCTTGCCACCCTTAGCGAAGGAGGAGATGATGAAACTCCTTTACAAGTCAAACTGAATGGAGTTGCAAATATCATTGGCCAAATAGGGTTGTTTTTCGCAATTATCACATTTGCTGTGCTAGCTCAAAGACTTGTTAGTCGAAAGTATAGTGAAGGCCTGCTATTGAGATGGTCAGGTGATGACGCACTGCAGATGTTGGAGTTTTTGGCAATTGCAGTCACTATTATAGTGGTGGCTGTTCCAGAAGGGCTCCCTTTAGCTGTGACTCTGACCCTTGCTTTTGcaatgaagaagatgatgaatgaCAAGGCACTAGTCCGCCACCTTGCCGCTTGTGAGACTATGGGCTCAGCGACTACAATTTGCAGTGACAAAACTGGAACATTAACGACGAACCGCATGACTGTCGTAAAAGTCTGCATCTGCAAGAATGTTGTGGAATTAATTTCTGATAAAGATGTTAATTTGAGCTCATATATACCAGATGATGTGCGAAAAACTCTTCTCCAATCCATTTTCAGTAACACAGCTGGTGAGATTGTGACTGACCAAGGTGGAAAACTAGAGATCTTGGGGACACCTACAGAGACTGCATTGCTGCAATTTGGTCTATCACTAGGTGGAGATTTTCAAGTGTTACGGCAGGAAAGTGATATCGTCAAAGTAGAGCCATTTAATTCCACAAAGAAGAGAATGGGGGTGGTTCTCCAACTTCCTGGGGCATGTTACCGTGCACACTGCAAAGGTGCTTCTGAAATCATTTTGGCTGCTTGCACTAGCTATTTAGATTCTGCAGGTAATGTGTTGCCACTCGATGAAGCTGCAATGGATCATCATAAGCGCACCATTGATAGCTTTGCTAGTGAAGCCCTGCGGACTTTGTGCCTTGCCTACAAGGAACTTGGTGGTGACTTCTCTGCTAAGGAGCAAATTCCATTTGAAGGATACACATGTATTGGAATTGTAGGAATTAAGGATCCTGTTCGTCCGGGTGTCAAGGAGTCAGTTGCAACCTGTAGGACTGCAGGAATTACTGTGAGAATGGTCACTGGTGACAACATAAATACAGCTAAAGCGATTGCCAGGGAATGTGGTATCCTCACAGATGATGGTATGGTTATAGAAGGTCCGAAATTCCGAGAGAAGAGTTTGGAGGAAATGAACAAATTGATTCCAAAAATTCAG GTAATGGCCAGATCTTCACCATTGGATAAGCATACCTTAGTTAAGCATCTTCGGAACATGTTCAATGAAGTCGTTGCTGTGACCGGTGATGGCACGAACGATGCTCCTGCACTTCATGAGGCAGATATTGGACTTGCAATGGGCATTTCAGGAACTGAG GTAGCTAAAGAAAGTGCCGATGTCATAATTCTCGATGACAATTTCTCGACAATTGTGACGGTGGCAAAGTGGGGGCGTTCTATATATGTCAACATTCAAAAGTTTGTGCAATTTCAACTCACCGTTAATGTGGTTGCTCTCATTGTTAATTTCTCATCGGCTTGTTGGTCAG GAAATGTGCCCCTCACAGCTGTTCAACTTCTTTGGGTGAACATGATTATGGATACTTTAGGAGCATTAGCATTAGCAACTGAACCACCAAACGACGAATTAATGCAGAGAGCACCAGTCGGGAGGAGTGGTAGATTCATCAGCAGTACAATGTGGAGGAATATCTTCGGACAATCCATGTACCAATTCATGGCAATATGGTATCTCCAGACGCAAGGAAAAGCGATTTTTGGCCTTGATGGCTCTACTTCTGATCTCACAGTCAATACGATTACATTCAACTCCTTTGTTTTCTGCCAG GTGTTCAATGAGATCAGCTCGCGAGAAATGGAGAAGATTAATGTGTTCAAGGGCATCTTGCAAAACTACGTCCTTTTAGGTGTTCTTATGACCACCGTCGTCTTTCAGTTCATCATCATTCAGTTTCTTGGTGACTTTGCAAACACAACACCACTGACATTGAAACAATGGTTTGCTACGATTTTCATTGGTTTCTTGGGGATGCCCATTGCTGCCCTCCTCAAGCTGTTTCCGACGAGGTCCATTTAA
- the LOC122001480 gene encoding calcium-transporting ATPase 10, plasma membrane-type-like isoform X3: MLTKEKLRIAVLVSKAALQFIQGITIRSGYVVPEEVKAAGFQICANELGSIVESHDVKKLKMHGGVDGIANKLSTSLSNGLTTANERLKRRQEIYGINKFTESMVQSFWVFVWEALQDTTLIILAVCAFVSLIVGITMEGWPKGAHDGLGIVASILLVVFVTATSDYRQSLQFKDLDKEKKKISIQVTRDGFRQKISIYDLVPGDIVHLSIGDQVPSDGLFISGYSLLINESSLTGESEPVCINAEYPFLLSGTKVQDGSCKMLVTAVGMRTQWGKLLATLSEGGDDETPLQVKLNGVANIIGQIGLFFAIITFAVLAQRLVSRKYSEGLLLRWSGDDALQMLEFLAIAVTIIVVAVPEGLPLAVTLTLAFAMKKMMNDKALVRHLAACETMGSATTICSDKTGTLTTNRMTVVKVCICKNVVELISDKDVNLSSYIPDDVRKTLLQSIFSNTAGEIVTDQGGKLEILGTPTETALLQFGLSLGGDFQVLRQESDIVKVEPFNSTKKRMGVVLQLPGACYRAHCKGASEIILAACTSYLDSAGNVLPLDEAAMDHHKRTIDSFASEALRTLCLAYKELGGDFSAKEQIPFEGYTCIGIVGIKDPVRPGVKESVATCRTAGITVRMVTGDNINTAKAIARECGILTDDGMVIEGPKFREKSLEEMNKLIPKIQVMARSSPLDKHTLVKHLRNMFNEVVAVTGDGTNDAPALHEADIGLAMGISGTEVAKESADVIILDDNFSTIVTVAKWGRSIYVNIQKFVQFQLTVNVVALIVNFSSACWSGNVPLTAVQLLWVNMIMDTLGALALATEPPNDELMQRAPVGRSGRFISSTMWRNIFGQSMYQFMAIWYLQTQGKAIFGLDGSTSDLTVNTITFNSFVFCQVFNEISSREMEKINVFKGILQNYVLLGVLMTTVVFQFIIIQFLGDFANTTPLTLKQWFATIFIGFLGMPIAALLKLFPTRSI, from the exons ATGTTGACCAAG GAGAAATTGCGCATTGCTGTTTTGGTTTCAAAAGCTGCACTTCAATTTATACAGG GAATCACAATACGTAGTGGATATGTTGTACCTGAAGAAGTCAAAGCAGCTGGCTTTCAGATTTGTGCCAATGAGTTAGGATCTATTGTCGAAAGTCATGATGTCAAGAAGTTGAAGATGCATGGCGGCGTTGATGGAATTGCCAATAAGCTCAGCACATCCCTGAGCAATGGACTTACTACTGCTAATGAAAGGTTAAAGAGGAGGCAAGAGATTTACGGTATAAATAAGTTCACTGAAAGCATGGTTCAAAGTTTTTGGGTATTTGTATGGGAGGCACTTCAAGACACTACATTGATAATTCTTGCCGTGTGTGCGTTTGTTTCTCTAATTGTGGGGATCACAATGGAAGGATGGCCAAAGGGTGCCCATGATGGTCTTGGAATTGTTGCAAGCATCCTGTTAGTTGTGTTTGTAACTGCTACTAGTGATTACAGGCAGTCACTACAGTTCAAGGATTTGgataaggagaaaaagaagatttCTATACAAGTAACACGGGATGGTTTCAGACAGAAAATTTCGATTTATGATCTTGTTCCTGGTGATATTGTACATTTATCTATCGGAGATCAAGTACCTTCTGATGGGCTCTTTATATCTGGTTATTCTTTGCTGATTAATGAATCAAGTCTTACAGGTGAGAGTGAACCTGTGTGCATTAATGCTGAGTATCCTTTTCTTCTATCGGGAACTAAAGTCCAAGATGGATCTTGTAAAATGCTAGTAACTGCTGTTGGCATGAGAACCCAATGGGGTAAGCTTCTTGCCACCCTTAGCGAAGGAGGAGATGATGAAACTCCTTTACAAGTCAAACTGAATGGAGTTGCAAATATCATTGGCCAAATAGGGTTGTTTTTCGCAATTATCACATTTGCTGTGCTAGCTCAAAGACTTGTTAGTCGAAAGTATAGTGAAGGCCTGCTATTGAGATGGTCAGGTGATGACGCACTGCAGATGTTGGAGTTTTTGGCAATTGCAGTCACTATTATAGTGGTGGCTGTTCCAGAAGGGCTCCCTTTAGCTGTGACTCTGACCCTTGCTTTTGcaatgaagaagatgatgaatgaCAAGGCACTAGTCCGCCACCTTGCCGCTTGTGAGACTATGGGCTCAGCGACTACAATTTGCAGTGACAAAACTGGAACATTAACGACGAACCGCATGACTGTCGTAAAAGTCTGCATCTGCAAGAATGTTGTGGAATTAATTTCTGATAAAGATGTTAATTTGAGCTCATATATACCAGATGATGTGCGAAAAACTCTTCTCCAATCCATTTTCAGTAACACAGCTGGTGAGATTGTGACTGACCAAGGTGGAAAACTAGAGATCTTGGGGACACCTACAGAGACTGCATTGCTGCAATTTGGTCTATCACTAGGTGGAGATTTTCAAGTGTTACGGCAGGAAAGTGATATCGTCAAAGTAGAGCCATTTAATTCCACAAAGAAGAGAATGGGGGTGGTTCTCCAACTTCCTGGGGCATGTTACCGTGCACACTGCAAAGGTGCTTCTGAAATCATTTTGGCTGCTTGCACTAGCTATTTAGATTCTGCAGGTAATGTGTTGCCACTCGATGAAGCTGCAATGGATCATCATAAGCGCACCATTGATAGCTTTGCTAGTGAAGCCCTGCGGACTTTGTGCCTTGCCTACAAGGAACTTGGTGGTGACTTCTCTGCTAAGGAGCAAATTCCATTTGAAGGATACACATGTATTGGAATTGTAGGAATTAAGGATCCTGTTCGTCCGGGTGTCAAGGAGTCAGTTGCAACCTGTAGGACTGCAGGAATTACTGTGAGAATGGTCACTGGTGACAACATAAATACAGCTAAAGCGATTGCCAGGGAATGTGGTATCCTCACAGATGATGGTATGGTTATAGAAGGTCCGAAATTCCGAGAGAAGAGTTTGGAGGAAATGAACAAATTGATTCCAAAAATTCAG GTAATGGCCAGATCTTCACCATTGGATAAGCATACCTTAGTTAAGCATCTTCGGAACATGTTCAATGAAGTCGTTGCTGTGACCGGTGATGGCACGAACGATGCTCCTGCACTTCATGAGGCAGATATTGGACTTGCAATGGGCATTTCAGGAACTGAG GTAGCTAAAGAAAGTGCCGATGTCATAATTCTCGATGACAATTTCTCGACAATTGTGACGGTGGCAAAGTGGGGGCGTTCTATATATGTCAACATTCAAAAGTTTGTGCAATTTCAACTCACCGTTAATGTGGTTGCTCTCATTGTTAATTTCTCATCGGCTTGTTGGTCAG GAAATGTGCCCCTCACAGCTGTTCAACTTCTTTGGGTGAACATGATTATGGATACTTTAGGAGCATTAGCATTAGCAACTGAACCACCAAACGACGAATTAATGCAGAGAGCACCAGTCGGGAGGAGTGGTAGATTCATCAGCAGTACAATGTGGAGGAATATCTTCGGACAATCCATGTACCAATTCATGGCAATATGGTATCTCCAGACGCAAGGAAAAGCGATTTTTGGCCTTGATGGCTCTACTTCTGATCTCACAGTCAATACGATTACATTCAACTCCTTTGTTTTCTGCCAG GTGTTCAATGAGATCAGCTCGCGAGAAATGGAGAAGATTAATGTGTTCAAGGGCATCTTGCAAAACTACGTCCTTTTAGGTGTTCTTATGACCACCGTCGTCTTTCAGTTCATCATCATTCAGTTTCTTGGTGACTTTGCAAACACAACACCACTGACATTGAAACAATGGTTTGCTACGATTTTCATTGGTTTCTTGGGGATGCCCATTGCTGCCCTCCTCAAGCTGTTTCCGACGAGGTCCATTTAA
- the LOC122001480 gene encoding calcium-transporting ATPase 10, plasma membrane-type-like isoform X2, with protein MESYLNDNFGDVKAKNSSEEALRRWRKLCSVVKNPKRRFRFTANLSKRSEVEAMKKTNQEKLRIAVLVSKAALQFIQGITIRSGYVVPEEVKAAGFQICANELGSIVESHDVKKLKMHGGVDGIANKLSTSLSNGLTTANERLKRRQEIYGINKFTESMVQSFWVFVWEALQDTTLIILAVCAFVSLIVGITMEGWPKGAHDGLGIVASILLVVFVTATSDYRQSLQFKDLDKEKKKISIQVTRDGFRQKISIYDLVPGDIVHLSIGDQVPSDGLFISGYSLLINESSLTGESEPVCINAEYPFLLSGTKVQDGSCKMLVTAVGMRTQWGKLLATLSEGGDDETPLQVKLNGVANIIGQIGLFFAIITFAVLAQRLVSRKYSEGLLLRWSGDDALQMLEFLAIAVTIIVVAVPEGLPLAVTLTLAFAMKKMMNDKALVRHLAACETMGSATTICSDKTGTLTTNRMTVVKVCICKNVVELISDKDVNLSSYIPDDVRKTLLQSIFSNTAGEIVTDQGGKLEILGTPTETALLQFGLSLGGDFQVLRQESDIVKVEPFNSTKKRMGVVLQLPGACYRAHCKGASEIILAACTSYLDSAGNVLPLDEAAMDHHKRTIDSFASEALRTLCLAYKELGGDFSAKEQIPFEGYTCIGIVGIKDPVRPGVKESVATCRTAGITVRMVTGDNINTAKAIARECGILTDDGMVIEGPKFREKSLEEMNKLIPKIQVMARSSPLDKHTLVKHLRNMFNEVVAVTGDGTNDAPALHEADIGLAMGISGTEVAKESADVIILDDNFSTIVTVAKWGRSIYVNIQKFVQFQLTVNVVALIVNFSSACWSGNVPLTAVQLLWVNMIMDTLGALALATEPPNDELMQRAPVGRSGRFISSTMWRNIFGQSMYQFMAIWYLQTQGKAIFGLDGSTSDLTVNTITFNSFVFCQVFNEISSREMEKINVFKGILQNYVLLGVLMTTVVFQFIIIQFLGDFANTTPLTLKQWFATIFIGFLGMPIAALLKLFPTRSI; from the exons GAGAAATTGCGCATTGCTGTTTTGGTTTCAAAAGCTGCACTTCAATTTATACAGG GAATCACAATACGTAGTGGATATGTTGTACCTGAAGAAGTCAAAGCAGCTGGCTTTCAGATTTGTGCCAATGAGTTAGGATCTATTGTCGAAAGTCATGATGTCAAGAAGTTGAAGATGCATGGCGGCGTTGATGGAATTGCCAATAAGCTCAGCACATCCCTGAGCAATGGACTTACTACTGCTAATGAAAGGTTAAAGAGGAGGCAAGAGATTTACGGTATAAATAAGTTCACTGAAAGCATGGTTCAAAGTTTTTGGGTATTTGTATGGGAGGCACTTCAAGACACTACATTGATAATTCTTGCCGTGTGTGCGTTTGTTTCTCTAATTGTGGGGATCACAATGGAAGGATGGCCAAAGGGTGCCCATGATGGTCTTGGAATTGTTGCAAGCATCCTGTTAGTTGTGTTTGTAACTGCTACTAGTGATTACAGGCAGTCACTACAGTTCAAGGATTTGgataaggagaaaaagaagatttCTATACAAGTAACACGGGATGGTTTCAGACAGAAAATTTCGATTTATGATCTTGTTCCTGGTGATATTGTACATTTATCTATCGGAGATCAAGTACCTTCTGATGGGCTCTTTATATCTGGTTATTCTTTGCTGATTAATGAATCAAGTCTTACAGGTGAGAGTGAACCTGTGTGCATTAATGCTGAGTATCCTTTTCTTCTATCGGGAACTAAAGTCCAAGATGGATCTTGTAAAATGCTAGTAACTGCTGTTGGCATGAGAACCCAATGGGGTAAGCTTCTTGCCACCCTTAGCGAAGGAGGAGATGATGAAACTCCTTTACAAGTCAAACTGAATGGAGTTGCAAATATCATTGGCCAAATAGGGTTGTTTTTCGCAATTATCACATTTGCTGTGCTAGCTCAAAGACTTGTTAGTCGAAAGTATAGTGAAGGCCTGCTATTGAGATGGTCAGGTGATGACGCACTGCAGATGTTGGAGTTTTTGGCAATTGCAGTCACTATTATAGTGGTGGCTGTTCCAGAAGGGCTCCCTTTAGCTGTGACTCTGACCCTTGCTTTTGcaatgaagaagatgatgaatgaCAAGGCACTAGTCCGCCACCTTGCCGCTTGTGAGACTATGGGCTCAGCGACTACAATTTGCAGTGACAAAACTGGAACATTAACGACGAACCGCATGACTGTCGTAAAAGTCTGCATCTGCAAGAATGTTGTGGAATTAATTTCTGATAAAGATGTTAATTTGAGCTCATATATACCAGATGATGTGCGAAAAACTCTTCTCCAATCCATTTTCAGTAACACAGCTGGTGAGATTGTGACTGACCAAGGTGGAAAACTAGAGATCTTGGGGACACCTACAGAGACTGCATTGCTGCAATTTGGTCTATCACTAGGTGGAGATTTTCAAGTGTTACGGCAGGAAAGTGATATCGTCAAAGTAGAGCCATTTAATTCCACAAAGAAGAGAATGGGGGTGGTTCTCCAACTTCCTGGGGCATGTTACCGTGCACACTGCAAAGGTGCTTCTGAAATCATTTTGGCTGCTTGCACTAGCTATTTAGATTCTGCAGGTAATGTGTTGCCACTCGATGAAGCTGCAATGGATCATCATAAGCGCACCATTGATAGCTTTGCTAGTGAAGCCCTGCGGACTTTGTGCCTTGCCTACAAGGAACTTGGTGGTGACTTCTCTGCTAAGGAGCAAATTCCATTTGAAGGATACACATGTATTGGAATTGTAGGAATTAAGGATCCTGTTCGTCCGGGTGTCAAGGAGTCAGTTGCAACCTGTAGGACTGCAGGAATTACTGTGAGAATGGTCACTGGTGACAACATAAATACAGCTAAAGCGATTGCCAGGGAATGTGGTATCCTCACAGATGATGGTATGGTTATAGAAGGTCCGAAATTCCGAGAGAAGAGTTTGGAGGAAATGAACAAATTGATTCCAAAAATTCAG GTAATGGCCAGATCTTCACCATTGGATAAGCATACCTTAGTTAAGCATCTTCGGAACATGTTCAATGAAGTCGTTGCTGTGACCGGTGATGGCACGAACGATGCTCCTGCACTTCATGAGGCAGATATTGGACTTGCAATGGGCATTTCAGGAACTGAG GTAGCTAAAGAAAGTGCCGATGTCATAATTCTCGATGACAATTTCTCGACAATTGTGACGGTGGCAAAGTGGGGGCGTTCTATATATGTCAACATTCAAAAGTTTGTGCAATTTCAACTCACCGTTAATGTGGTTGCTCTCATTGTTAATTTCTCATCGGCTTGTTGGTCAG GAAATGTGCCCCTCACAGCTGTTCAACTTCTTTGGGTGAACATGATTATGGATACTTTAGGAGCATTAGCATTAGCAACTGAACCACCAAACGACGAATTAATGCAGAGAGCACCAGTCGGGAGGAGTGGTAGATTCATCAGCAGTACAATGTGGAGGAATATCTTCGGACAATCCATGTACCAATTCATGGCAATATGGTATCTCCAGACGCAAGGAAAAGCGATTTTTGGCCTTGATGGCTCTACTTCTGATCTCACAGTCAATACGATTACATTCAACTCCTTTGTTTTCTGCCAG GTGTTCAATGAGATCAGCTCGCGAGAAATGGAGAAGATTAATGTGTTCAAGGGCATCTTGCAAAACTACGTCCTTTTAGGTGTTCTTATGACCACCGTCGTCTTTCAGTTCATCATCATTCAGTTTCTTGGTGACTTTGCAAACACAACACCACTGACATTGAAACAATGGTTTGCTACGATTTTCATTGGTTTCTTGGGGATGCCCATTGCTGCCCTCCTCAAGCTGTTTCCGACGAGGTCCATTTAA